Proteins from a genomic interval of Lycium ferocissimum isolate CSIRO_LF1 chromosome 2, AGI_CSIRO_Lferr_CH_V1, whole genome shotgun sequence:
- the LOC132046515 gene encoding uncharacterized protein LOC132046515 — MAKHSSVAIALFRKRWLTVVALLVMLSVTTAIAFIVRASLESSCDCRIDVKRYSESAKPIGVAVTQSPLSFMKSKLVLLVSHELSLSGGPLLLMELAFLLRGVGAEVCWITNQRPSETNNVVYSLEHKMLHRGVQVVSAKGQEAIDTALKADLVVLNTAVAGKWLDAVLKEHVPRVLPKVLWWIHEMRGHYFSLDYVKHLPYVAGAMIDSHVTAEYWKNRTQERLRIKMPKTHVVHLGNSNELMEIAEDSAAKRILREHVRESLGVRNEDILFALINSVTRGKGQDLFLRSFYESLQLIQERKLQLPSIHAVVVGSDMASHSKFETELRNFVISKKIQNYVHFVNKTLTVAPYLAAVDVLVQNSQARGECFGRITIEAMAFQLPVLGTAAGGTQEIVLNGTTGLLHPAGKEGIMPLAKNIVKLATHVERRLTMGKKGYERVKERFLERHMEERIAAVLKDVLQKAKVHQRA; from the exons ATGGCGAAGCATTCTTCCGTAGCTATAGCTTTGTTTCGAAAACGATGGTTGACTGTAGTAGCGCTCCTTGTGATGCTTTCAGTTACCACTGCCATTGCTTTTATCGTTAGAGCTAGCCTTGAATCCTCTTGTGATTGCCGCATAGATGTGAAGCGATATAGCGAATCAGCTAAACCGATTGGGGTTGCTGTTACTCAGAGCCCACTTAGTTTTATGAAGTCTAAGCTTGTGCTTCTTGTCTCTCATGAGCTTTCCCTTTCTG gTGGACCCCTGTTGCTGATGGAGCTGGCATTTTTGCTAAGAGGTGTTGGTGCTGAAGTCTGTTGGATCACAAATCAAAGACCATCTGAAACAAATAACGTCGTATACAGTTTGGAACACAAAATGTTACACCGAGGAGTTCAG GTTGTCTCTGCTAAGGGTCAGGAGGCAATAGATACTGCTTTAAAAGCTGACTTGGTTGTTTTAAACACTGCCGTTGCTGGGAAATGGTTGGATGCTGTTCTTAAGGAACATGTTCCTCGTGTCCTTCCCAAAGTTTTGTGGTGGATCCATGAAATGCGAGGTCATTACTTCAGTCTAGATTATGTGAAGCACCTTCCATATGTTGCTGGTGCAATGATTGATTCGCATGTAACAGCTGAATACTGGAAGAATAGGACACAGGAGCGGCTAAG GATCAAAATGCCAAAAACCCATGTTGTTCATCTTGGCAACAGCAATGAGCTAATGGAAATTGCTGAAGATAGTGCGGCAAAAAGGATTTTGCGGGAGCATGTTCGTGAATCTCTTGGAGTTCGAAATGAAGATATACTATTTGCCCTCATAAATA GTGTTACTCGTGGGAAGGGGCAAGACTTATTTTTAAGGTCGTTCTATGAGAGCTTGCAGCTTATTCAAGAAAGGAAGTTACAGTTGCCATCAATTCATGCTGTTGTTGTAGGGAGTGACATGGCTAGTCATAGCAAATTTGAGACCGAGCTTAGGAACTTCGTTATATCAAAGAAGATCCAGAATTATGTTCATTTTGTCAATAAGACATTGACAGTAGCTCCATATCTTGCTGCTGTTGATGTTCTTGTTCAGAATTCTCAG GCACGGGGTGAATGCTTTGGTCGAATTACTATTGAGGCCATGGCGTTTCAGCTGCCTGTGTTG GGAACTGCAGCTGGTGGCACCCAAGAAATTGTATTAAATGGTACGACTGGTCTTCTACATCCTGCGGGGAAAGAAGGGATAATGCCACTTGCAAAAAACATTGTTAAATTAGCCACCCACGTTGAGCGGAGGCTTACAATGGGTAAGAAAGGGTATgagagggtaaaagagagatTTCTTGAGCGTCACATGGAAGAAAGAATCGCAGCAGTTCTAAAGGACGTGTTGCAAAAAGCAAAGGTACACCAAAGGGCATGA